The following are encoded in a window of Sinomonas cyclohexanicum genomic DNA:
- a CDS encoding ABC transporter ATP-binding protein, producing the protein MTHATLGTRGEDAVDLTREASRAVRRRSLALLGDLMRPVRGRLVATLAMVVVSQASRAAGPAIIAFGIDRALPAFASGDPRLTWLVGAGYLAAALTTALLTAGYVTSTARLSQAMLLDLRVWVFRHTQRLSLDFHETYTSGRIISRQTSDLEALRELLDSGVSALASGLLFMLFTAITVFALDWPSGLIMLAAAVPMTLLARWYQVRSQRAFRASRVVSARLIVHFVETMTGIRAVKAFRKERANSAEYGVLADDYAAATQRSVMLNGVFQPGLVLTGNVTVAVILLVAAFRVLEGNLAVGVLLAVVLSTKRFFSPLETIAMFYNSFQSAQTALEKVSGLLEEVPTVQPPRDPVQLPAARGEVAFESVSFSYASGPEVLPEFTLRIPAGQTVALVGATGAGKSTLAKLVARFYDPTSGAVTLDGVDLRRLSTRDLRRAVVMVTQEAFLFSGSVADNIALGRPDASREEIEAAARAVGAHGFISALPDGYDTDVTKRGGRVSAGQRQLISFARAVLASPAVLILDEATSSLDIPSERLVQAGLAKLLNGPGTDGAAAHDGGGPPRAGGDGGAGASGAGARTAIIIAHRLSTVEIADRVLVVDGGRIVEDGSPAELLAGGGRFAALHGAWRDSLV; encoded by the coding sequence GTGACCCACGCGACCCTCGGAACGCGCGGCGAGGACGCGGTAGACCTCACGCGGGAGGCGAGCCGCGCCGTCCGGCGTCGCTCGCTCGCTCTCCTCGGCGACCTCATGCGCCCCGTGCGGGGCCGCCTGGTGGCCACGCTCGCGATGGTCGTCGTCTCGCAGGCCAGCCGCGCGGCGGGGCCGGCGATCATCGCGTTCGGGATCGACCGCGCGCTGCCCGCGTTCGCGTCCGGCGATCCGAGGCTCACGTGGCTCGTCGGCGCAGGCTATCTGGCCGCGGCGCTGACGACGGCGCTGCTCACCGCCGGCTACGTGACCTCCACGGCGCGCCTGAGCCAGGCGATGCTGCTGGACCTGCGCGTGTGGGTGTTCCGGCACACCCAGCGCCTGAGCCTGGACTTCCACGAGACGTACACGTCCGGGCGGATCATCTCGCGGCAGACCTCGGACCTCGAGGCTCTGCGCGAGCTTCTCGACTCAGGCGTGAGCGCCCTTGCCTCGGGCCTCCTGTTCATGCTGTTCACGGCGATCACCGTGTTCGCCCTGGACTGGCCGTCGGGGCTCATCATGCTCGCCGCGGCCGTGCCGATGACGCTCCTCGCGCGCTGGTACCAGGTCCGCTCGCAGCGGGCCTTCCGTGCCTCGCGAGTGGTCTCGGCGCGCCTCATCGTGCACTTCGTCGAGACGATGACCGGCATCCGCGCGGTCAAGGCGTTCCGCAAGGAGCGCGCCAACAGCGCCGAGTACGGCGTCCTCGCCGACGACTACGCCGCCGCAACCCAGCGCTCCGTCATGCTCAACGGCGTCTTCCAGCCCGGGCTCGTGCTCACGGGGAACGTGACGGTGGCCGTCATCCTGCTCGTCGCTGCGTTCCGGGTGCTCGAGGGAAACCTCGCGGTGGGCGTGCTGCTCGCCGTCGTGCTCTCCACGAAGCGGTTCTTCAGCCCCCTCGAGACGATCGCGATGTTCTACAACTCGTTCCAGAGCGCCCAGACAGCGCTCGAGAAGGTCTCGGGGCTGCTCGAGGAGGTGCCCACGGTGCAGCCGCCGCGGGACCCGGTGCAGCTCCCCGCGGCGCGCGGGGAGGTGGCGTTCGAGTCCGTCTCGTTCTCGTACGCGTCGGGGCCCGAGGTGCTGCCGGAGTTCACGCTGCGGATCCCGGCCGGCCAGACCGTCGCACTGGTGGGGGCGACCGGGGCGGGCAAGTCGACGCTCGCCAAGCTCGTGGCCCGGTTCTACGACCCCACCTCGGGCGCGGTGACGCTCGACGGCGTCGACCTCCGCCGGCTCTCGACGCGGGACCTGCGGCGCGCCGTCGTCATGGTGACGCAGGAGGCGTTCCTGTTCTCGGGGTCCGTCGCGGACAACATCGCGCTCGGGCGTCCGGACGCGTCGCGTGAGGAGATCGAGGCGGCCGCGCGCGCCGTGGGCGCGCACGGGTTCATCTCGGCACTGCCGGACGGGTACGACACGGACGTCACCAAGCGCGGCGGCCGCGTCTCCGCGGGGCAGCGGCAGCTCATCTCGTTCGCCCGGGCCGTGCTCGCGAGCCCGGCCGTCCTCATCCTCGACGAGGCCACGAGCTCCCTGGACATCCCCTCGGAACGGCTCGTGCAGGCCGGCCTCGCGAAGCTGCTCAACGGCCCCGGCACGGACGGCGCCGCGGCGCACGACGGCGGCGGCCCCCCTCGGGCGGGCGGCGACGGCGGGGCTGGGGCGTCCGGTGCGGGCGCGCGGACGGCGATCATCATCGCCCATCGGCTCTCGACCGTCGAGATCGCAGACCGGGTGCTCGTGGTGGACGGCGGGCGCATCGTCGAGGACGGATCGCCTGCGGAGCTCCTGGCCGGCGGCGGCCGGTTCGCCGCCCTCCACGGGGCCTGGCGCGACTCGCTCGTGTAG
- a CDS encoding cation-translocating P-type ATPase, translating into MSHDGEWRAVGDPMEAALTALDRRLGGEAEGIVPIAGFAFDGERKRQSAVLGAGSFPGEAEAGELWVKGAPEVLLDLCIGDHSADDRAERHPDRGEAQGPGDGGWRGRAHAAIEALAQRGLRVLAVASRGMTGAEVRAAAAGEADAVVLERDLVLRGLVGLHDPPRPAVAGAIRQAREAGIRIAMVTGDHPMTAAAIAREIGLIDHPAGPDDVLSGASLPEDQQVLGALLDRDGVVISRVTPEQKLRVAHALQARGHCVAMTGDGVNDGPALEAADIGVAMGRSGTDVARNAADLVLLDDDFATIIVAVEQGRATYANIRRFLTYHLTDNVAELTPFVVWALSAGHFPLALGVLQILCLDIGTDLLPALALGGEKPSAGVLKRPPERRHLMDGSLMFRVFAVLGPVEVVFEMAAFAWVLWLGGWRPGGDLPPVGVIAAASGAAFTAVVLGQLANAYACRSASRSAWRLSWTGNRMLLWAILVELALLAVFLFIGPVAAVLGQAPPPLEGFVIAALAIPGVVIGDAVHKAMRHRFGRGRTHPVLPHH; encoded by the coding sequence GTGTCCCACGACGGCGAGTGGCGCGCCGTCGGCGACCCCATGGAGGCCGCGCTGACGGCCCTCGATCGCCGGCTTGGCGGTGAGGCCGAGGGGATCGTGCCGATCGCGGGATTCGCGTTCGACGGCGAGCGGAAGCGGCAGAGCGCCGTCCTGGGGGCCGGTTCGTTCCCGGGGGAGGCCGAGGCCGGGGAGCTCTGGGTCAAGGGTGCTCCCGAGGTGCTGCTGGACCTGTGCATCGGCGACCACAGCGCCGACGATCGCGCCGAGCGCCACCCTGACCGGGGGGAGGCCCAGGGGCCGGGCGACGGCGGGTGGCGCGGACGTGCGCACGCCGCCATCGAAGCGCTTGCGCAGCGCGGACTGAGGGTCCTCGCGGTAGCGTCGCGCGGGATGACCGGCGCGGAAGTCCGCGCAGCGGCGGCGGGAGAGGCCGACGCCGTCGTTCTTGAGCGGGACCTGGTGCTCCGCGGTCTGGTCGGGCTGCACGATCCGCCCCGGCCCGCCGTGGCCGGGGCCATCCGCCAGGCCCGCGAGGCGGGGATCAGGATCGCGATGGTGACTGGGGACCATCCCATGACGGCCGCGGCGATCGCCCGGGAGATCGGCCTGATCGACCACCCCGCAGGGCCCGACGACGTCCTCTCGGGTGCGAGCCTGCCGGAGGACCAGCAGGTGCTGGGCGCGCTCCTGGACCGGGACGGCGTGGTCATCTCCCGCGTCACGCCCGAGCAGAAGCTGCGCGTCGCGCACGCGCTGCAGGCGCGGGGGCACTGCGTCGCGATGACGGGCGACGGCGTCAACGACGGTCCCGCTCTCGAGGCGGCGGACATCGGGGTCGCCATGGGGCGCAGCGGGACCGACGTGGCGCGCAATGCGGCAGACCTCGTGCTCCTCGACGACGACTTCGCGACCATCATCGTCGCGGTGGAGCAGGGCCGCGCCACCTACGCGAACATCCGCCGTTTCCTCACCTACCACCTCACCGACAACGTTGCCGAGCTCACGCCGTTCGTCGTGTGGGCGCTGTCGGCGGGGCACTTCCCACTCGCCCTGGGAGTCCTGCAGATCCTGTGCCTGGACATCGGGACGGACCTCCTGCCTGCGCTCGCCCTCGGCGGCGAGAAGCCGAGTGCTGGGGTCCTCAAGCGGCCCCCAGAGCGGCGCCACCTCATGGACGGGAGCCTGATGTTCCGGGTCTTCGCGGTGCTCGGGCCGGTGGAGGTCGTCTTCGAGATGGCCGCGTTCGCGTGGGTCCTGTGGCTCGGTGGCTGGCGGCCGGGCGGGGACCTGCCTCCGGTGGGCGTGATTGCCGCGGCCTCGGGGGCGGCATTCACGGCCGTGGTGCTCGGGCAGCTCGCCAATGCCTATGCGTGCCGCAGCGCGAGCCGGTCCGCGTGGAGGCTCTCGTGGACTGGCAACCGGATGCTCCTCTGGGCGATCCTCGTGGAGCTCGCACTTCTGGCGGTCTTCCTCTTCATCGGCCCGGTGGCAGCCGTGCTCGGCCAGGCCCCACCGCCGCTCGAAGGGTTCGTGATCGCCGCGCTCGCGATCCCCGGGGTCGTCATCGGCGACGCCGTCCACAAGGCCATGCGGCATCGCTTCGGTCGAGGCAGGACTCATCCGGTCCTGCCGCACCATTAG
- a CDS encoding HAD-IC family P-type ATPase, which produces MSVSSGRQAVPPGRVRPASGMTVADGLGTRAVGELRRQFGPNSLPREKARPWWLRLGAELAHFFALMLWAASILAFVAGMPELGWAIAAVVVINGLFAFFQEARAERASAKLRELLPSNVQVRRDGRTTVVDAAELVPGDIVLLTAGDRIPADLDFLQASGVSVDESMLTGESVPVPRGAGEAGAGGTFVAAGDAVGRVTATGTSTRLAEIARLTTRAEPPPSPLDLELRRIVKIIAIVAVTVGAAFFLVSLLIGNPLAGAFLFAIGVTVALVPEGLLPTVTLSLAMGAQRMSRRHALVRNLEAVETLGSTTFICTDKTGTLTQNRMGAVEVWTPAGSVAIEGPGYAPEAAVDGPAGAVAAAAQLAAGARAASQGDIECPTTASGAPSATPWRPR; this is translated from the coding sequence GTGAGCGTCTCCTCTGGCCGCCAGGCCGTCCCGCCCGGCCGCGTGCGGCCAGCCTCGGGAATGACCGTGGCGGACGGCCTCGGCACCCGTGCCGTGGGGGAGCTCCGCAGGCAGTTCGGCCCCAACAGCCTTCCGCGCGAGAAGGCGCGACCATGGTGGCTTCGGCTCGGGGCGGAGTTGGCGCACTTCTTCGCCCTCATGCTGTGGGCCGCCTCGATTCTCGCCTTCGTCGCCGGCATGCCCGAGCTGGGCTGGGCCATCGCCGCGGTGGTGGTCATCAACGGGCTCTTCGCGTTCTTCCAGGAGGCACGGGCAGAACGGGCCTCGGCGAAGCTCCGGGAGCTCTTGCCGAGCAACGTCCAAGTCCGGCGCGATGGGCGGACCACCGTGGTCGACGCGGCCGAGCTCGTCCCCGGAGACATCGTGCTGCTGACGGCCGGCGACCGCATCCCCGCAGACCTCGACTTCCTGCAGGCCTCCGGCGTCTCTGTCGACGAGTCCATGCTGACCGGCGAGAGTGTGCCTGTGCCGCGCGGGGCGGGCGAGGCGGGAGCCGGCGGCACCTTCGTCGCTGCGGGAGACGCCGTCGGTCGCGTCACCGCGACGGGCACATCGACGCGGCTCGCTGAGATCGCCCGCCTCACCACGCGGGCCGAGCCCCCGCCCAGCCCGCTTGATCTCGAGCTCAGGCGGATCGTGAAGATCATCGCGATCGTCGCCGTCACGGTGGGGGCCGCGTTCTTCCTCGTCTCGCTCCTCATCGGCAACCCGCTTGCCGGCGCGTTCCTGTTCGCGATCGGTGTCACGGTGGCGCTGGTCCCCGAGGGGCTCCTCCCCACGGTCACCCTCTCGCTTGCCATGGGTGCCCAGCGGATGAGCCGGAGGCATGCGCTCGTGCGCAACCTCGAGGCTGTGGAGACGCTCGGGTCCACCACTTTCATCTGCACCGACAAGACCGGGACGCTCACCCAGAACCGGATGGGGGCCGTCGAGGTCTGGACGCCTGCGGGGTCGGTGGCCATCGAGGGGCCCGGGTACGCCCCCGAGGCGGCGGTCGACGGCCCGGCCGGCGCCGTCGCGGCCGCGGCGCAGCTCGCGGCCGGTGCACGTGCGGCCTCGCAGGGCGACATCGAGTGTCCCACGACGGCGAGTGGCGCGCCGTCGGCGACCCCATGGAGGCCGCGCTGA
- a CDS encoding helix-turn-helix domain-containing protein has protein sequence MGSGFGEKLRAERLERGLTQAELGKDLYSPSYISLLETGRREPTAEVIQELARRLQLAPKALEAWSQPVSANDAEYVLAGLYARQAWDLRDYAQAATHAATAAQFALDGKNNSAWWNMTYMQAECLMKQGELAECQRIVQHLLEHPIVAESAGLAVRARQMLAAVCHGLGQLGTAVEHAREAVRLGAQLPPGSTIYIGALRALIGALAESGRLDEAWDQCRILATLVDEDSMGQLAGEVEWVIGNVAFMRADYEEGVKHHERAAKLLSPANDIELWARFNKASAAVRLSGGIIEPETLAAIERAELALSIVGGSRAEQLEVMFIRARWLYLNGQIPEAIELLRTIYAEKSALGRHTAGEVALLYGRALKALGQNEEALELLKDAREQFSYAGASDKVQQTMDAILEIRLAAQRAERGAEKSGAQETVGKGAAS, from the coding sequence GTGGGTAGTGGATTCGGCGAGAAACTGCGTGCTGAGAGGCTCGAGCGCGGGCTGACGCAGGCAGAGCTCGGCAAGGACCTGTACTCACCGAGCTACATCTCGCTGCTCGAGACCGGTCGCCGTGAGCCGACGGCGGAAGTCATCCAAGAACTGGCCCGGCGGCTCCAGCTCGCGCCCAAGGCCCTCGAGGCGTGGAGCCAGCCCGTCAGCGCCAACGACGCCGAATATGTCCTCGCAGGGCTCTACGCCCGCCAGGCATGGGACCTCCGCGACTACGCGCAGGCCGCCACCCACGCCGCCACGGCCGCCCAGTTTGCCCTCGACGGGAAGAACAACAGCGCGTGGTGGAACATGACATACATGCAGGCCGAGTGCCTCATGAAGCAGGGCGAGCTCGCCGAGTGCCAGCGGATCGTCCAGCACCTCCTCGAGCACCCGATCGTGGCGGAGTCCGCCGGCCTCGCGGTGCGCGCCCGTCAGATGCTCGCGGCGGTCTGCCACGGGCTCGGCCAGCTGGGCACTGCCGTCGAGCACGCCCGTGAGGCCGTCCGCCTGGGCGCCCAGCTGCCGCCGGGATCCACGATCTACATCGGCGCCCTCCGGGCCCTCATCGGCGCCCTCGCGGAGAGCGGCCGCCTTGACGAGGCGTGGGACCAGTGCCGCATCCTCGCGACGCTCGTCGACGAGGACTCGATGGGCCAGCTCGCAGGCGAGGTCGAGTGGGTCATCGGGAATGTCGCGTTCATGCGCGCCGACTATGAGGAGGGCGTCAAGCACCACGAGCGTGCGGCCAAGCTCCTCTCCCCCGCCAATGACATCGAGCTGTGGGCCCGCTTCAACAAGGCCTCGGCCGCCGTGCGCCTCTCGGGCGGGATCATCGAGCCCGAGACTCTCGCGGCGATCGAGCGCGCCGAGCTCGCGCTGAGCATCGTGGGCGGATCACGGGCCGAACAGCTCGAGGTGATGTTCATCCGGGCGCGCTGGCTGTACCTCAACGGCCAGATCCCCGAGGCCATCGAGCTCCTGCGGACCATCTACGCGGAGAAGTCCGCGCTGGGGCGGCACACGGCCGGCGAGGTGGCGCTCCTCTACGGCCGTGCCCTGAAGGCCCTGGGCCAGAATGAGGAGGCCCTCGAGCTCCTGAAGGACGCCCGCGAGCAGTTCAGCTACGCGGGCGCCTCAGACAAGGTTCAGCAGACGATGGACGCAATCCTGGAGATCCGGCTCGCCGCGCAGCGCGCAGAGCGAGGCGCGGAGAAGAGCGGCGCCCAGGAGACCGTCGGGAAGGGCGCCGCCAGCTGA
- a CDS encoding phosphoribosylaminoimidazolesuccinocarboxamide synthase: MTSENTKGYTTEVLDLPGWRHIYSGKVRDLYEPAEAGPGESGEVLVVASDRISAYDYVLASTIPDKGRILTQMSLWWFEQLNVPNHVIGSTVDDGVPAEVVGRAMICRRLEMYPVECIARGYLTGSGLLEYRESGTVCGIPLPEGLVDGSRLPEAIFTPSAKAEFGEHDENITYEDVTGMVGDEAAAQLRDLTLELYREAERIARERGIILADTKVEFGVDPASGIITLGDEVLTPDSSRFWDAASWEPGHAQPSFDKQFVRDWLTSDESGWDRASGEEAPVLPDDVVTRTRARYVEAYERLTGRTFS, translated from the coding sequence ATGACCAGCGAGAACACGAAGGGCTACACGACCGAGGTCCTCGATCTGCCGGGGTGGCGGCACATCTACTCGGGCAAGGTTCGCGACCTGTATGAGCCCGCGGAGGCCGGACCGGGCGAGTCCGGTGAGGTCCTCGTCGTCGCGAGCGACCGCATCTCCGCCTACGACTACGTCCTGGCGAGCACGATCCCCGACAAGGGCCGCATCCTCACGCAGATGAGCCTGTGGTGGTTCGAGCAGCTCAACGTGCCCAACCACGTGATCGGCTCCACGGTCGACGACGGAGTCCCCGCCGAGGTCGTGGGCCGCGCGATGATCTGCCGTCGACTCGAGATGTACCCGGTCGAGTGCATCGCCCGCGGGTACCTCACCGGCTCCGGTCTGCTCGAGTACCGCGAGTCCGGCACCGTGTGCGGGATCCCGCTTCCCGAGGGCCTCGTGGACGGCTCGCGCCTGCCGGAGGCAATCTTCACCCCCTCGGCGAAGGCGGAGTTCGGTGAGCACGACGAGAACATCACCTACGAGGACGTGACCGGCATGGTGGGCGACGAGGCCGCCGCCCAGCTGCGCGACCTCACACTCGAGCTGTACCGCGAGGCAGAGCGGATCGCGCGGGAGCGGGGGATCATCCTCGCGGACACCAAGGTCGAGTTCGGCGTGGACCCGGCCTCGGGGATCATCACGCTCGGCGACGAGGTCCTCACCCCGGACTCCTCGCGGTTCTGGGACGCCGCCTCGTGGGAGCCCGGCCACGCCCAGCCCTCGTTCGACAAGCAGTTTGTCCGTGACTGGCTGACCTCCGACGAATCCGGCTGGGACCGGGCCTCCGGCGAGGAGGCCCCGGTGCTGCCGGACGACGTCGTCACGCGCACCCGGGCGCGCTACGTCGAGGCGTACGAGCGGCTCACGGGACGCACGTTCAGCTGA
- the purD gene encoding phosphoribosylamine--glycine ligase, giving the protein MKVLVIGPGGREHAIVRSLLADPSVTEVHSAPGNAGIAQVVPTHPVNANDPAAVTALAETLGVDLVVVGPEAPLAAGVSDAVRAAGIPVFGPSKAAAQLEASKAFAKQVMAEAGVPTAMARVAVNAEEAADALDTFGAPYVVKDDGLAAGKGVVVTSDRDAALAHAQACFDAGGSVVIEEFLDGPEVSLFVLSDGRTVVPLAPAQDFKRIFDNDEGPNTGGMGAYTPLEWAPAGLVDEVIERVAQPTVDEMAQRGTPFVGVLYCGLALTSRGTRVIEFNARFGDPETQAVLARLMTPLGGLLLAAATGRLDQAETLRWAPEAAVAVVLASENYPDTPRTGDRIRGLKKAAALEGVHVLHAGTKLSDDGKVVSAGGRVLAVVALGEDLTHAREKAYEGIELIKLDGGQYRRDIAAKAARGGVSVPGVSTGAQNSAGTGAE; this is encoded by the coding sequence GTGAAGGTTCTCGTGATCGGCCCGGGTGGCCGCGAACACGCCATCGTACGCTCCCTCCTCGCCGATCCGAGCGTCACCGAGGTGCACTCCGCCCCGGGCAACGCCGGCATCGCCCAGGTGGTCCCCACCCACCCCGTCAACGCCAACGACCCTGCGGCCGTCACGGCGCTCGCGGAGACGCTCGGCGTGGACCTCGTGGTGGTGGGGCCGGAGGCCCCGCTCGCGGCGGGCGTGTCTGACGCCGTCCGCGCGGCCGGCATCCCCGTGTTCGGGCCGAGCAAGGCCGCCGCCCAGCTCGAGGCGTCCAAGGCATTCGCGAAGCAGGTCATGGCCGAGGCCGGCGTGCCGACCGCGATGGCGCGCGTGGCGGTCAATGCCGAGGAGGCCGCGGACGCCCTCGACACGTTCGGCGCCCCCTACGTGGTGAAGGACGACGGGCTGGCCGCCGGCAAGGGCGTCGTCGTGACATCCGACCGGGACGCGGCCCTCGCCCACGCCCAGGCATGCTTCGACGCGGGCGGGTCCGTGGTGATCGAGGAGTTCCTCGACGGCCCCGAGGTCTCCCTGTTCGTCCTCTCCGACGGCCGCACCGTGGTCCCGCTCGCCCCGGCGCAGGACTTCAAGCGCATCTTCGACAACGACGAGGGCCCCAACACCGGCGGCATGGGCGCGTACACGCCGCTCGAGTGGGCGCCCGCGGGCCTCGTCGACGAGGTGATCGAGCGCGTCGCGCAGCCGACCGTCGACGAGATGGCCCAGCGCGGCACGCCGTTCGTCGGCGTGCTGTACTGCGGCCTCGCCCTCACATCGCGCGGAACCCGCGTCATCGAGTTCAACGCCCGGTTCGGCGACCCCGAGACCCAGGCCGTCCTCGCCCGGCTCATGACGCCGCTCGGCGGCCTCCTCCTCGCGGCCGCGACCGGCCGTCTCGACCAGGCCGAGACTCTGCGCTGGGCGCCCGAGGCGGCGGTCGCCGTCGTGCTCGCCTCAGAGAACTACCCGGACACGCCGCGTACCGGCGACCGCATCCGCGGCCTTAAGAAGGCCGCGGCGCTCGAGGGCGTGCACGTCCTCCACGCCGGCACGAAGCTGTCCGACGACGGCAAGGTCGTCTCCGCCGGCGGGCGTGTGCTCGCCGTCGTGGCGCTCGGCGAGGATCTCACGCACGCCCGCGAGAAGGCCTACGAGGGGATCGAGCTGATCAAGCTCGACGGCGGCCAGTACCGCCGAGACATCGCCGCTAAGGCGGCGCGGGGCGGCGTGAGCGTGCCCGGCGTGTCGACGGGCGCCCAGAACAGCGCCGGAACGGGAGCCGAGTGA